GTTCTGTGGACCTACTGCAAGACACCCAGAATATCAACGGGTGAGACCCCtttttccatgacctatggaTCCGAAGCGGTTATTCCTACAGAAACAGGATTCCCAACTCTAAGGTCCGACCAACCTCTTGGTGACGACAACGAGCAATTCCTAGCCCATAACCCTGATTTAACTAAGGAACTAAGGGAAGTTGCTGCAGTTAGATTGTCGCAGTACCAACAAAAGCCAAGGCGGGGGTTTGAGTAAAGGGTAAAAGTTAGGACTTTCATTCCAAGAGATCTAGTCTTGCGAAAGGTTGTTGGAAGTGCAAGGAATCCCTCTTGGGGAAAATTGGGCTAAATTGGGAGAGGCCTTATCAAGTAACTTCAGTAGCAGGAGTGGGGGCTTATCgactagaagatttggatggaCTTGTTGTACCTCGTTTATGGAATGTGAATTGTACAGCACCGAGGTTCCCAGACCCAACTGGGCCCTAGGTTCAGGCCCAATAGCACGGCCCCATTACTTTAAATTCTACTTAAAACTACCTTCACAAACTACGAGTTTTAAATCTCGACCCCTAACCAATGCTCGGCATAAATTTCCCGAACAAGTAAGAAAGTCTTGTCCAGACGTACCATAGGGTGCTCGACAGTTCCAGGAAACATCACTACCGAGCATATTAAtctgagttggaaccaagtttCAAAGCCATAATCTcagcattccattctcacctaaacacccacttacaacagataatattggacctttgATTGCACTAACAATGGTAGTAATCATGACCTTCCCACTAACTTAGATCTATAAATAGTagaagttggggaagaaatGGGGGTAAAAAAACGGAGggagaaaaaacaagagaaagagagagagagaaggaaaattactttgagtctctgtaCTGAGAACGACTCAAAGTAGGAAATCCACAAACCCACCtcataaataagttgtgagcccaagtgaagTTAGATCCAATAATTTCATTTCTGGCGCACACAATTGacgcccaccgtggggccatcctacgaagCTATGGTTCGACTAAGACTCAAACGAGGGAAATGTCCGAGGGGCGTTCGGGAGGGCATGCCGAGAGCGGTTCGATAGGATCTTCTTGGGGTTCCACATGGCGggaaagaagacaaaaaaggCGTGAGGATAGGGAGCGTTTGcgaggagaagaagaatctgGCCTAGGAGAGGGATCGGACCAGACTCACCAAACGATGTCTAGTGCCTCGGGACACGGGCAGTGTGATAATAGGGATCGAGAGCTGGAGTGGTTGCGCAGACTGGTAATGGATCTAGAgttggaagcaaggggtcggcgccaggGAAGGAACCGAGACCACCGACAAAGGAGAGATGATAGCATGGGAAATCGAGGAGAAGAGAGCTCTAGCCAGTCCGATCCCCAACGATTCCAGGATCGGTCATTCTCCTGAGAATCACGCCGACATAGGAACCACTCACACTCCTGAGAGACACGTCATCATTGGAATCGTTCACGTTCACGTGGATACGACGACCGAGGCTCGGATTCACCAGAGGAACGGCGAACCCACAATGCTgccatggacgccatgagccgGGCCTTACGAAGAGCTGCTCGGTCACCATTCTCCAATGAAATTGAACAGGCCCCTATGCTGAGTCGATTTACAcgaccaccattcaattcctacgaTGGGAAAACGGACCCTGTgaagcatgtcagtcattatatCCACATGATGTCCTTGTATGCACACAATGATGCgctgatgtgtaaggtattccccTCTAGTATCGGCTCCATGGCCCTGAGAAGGTTCAATGGGTTATGAAAAGGTTCCATTCGCAGCTTCACCGAGCTGATCCAAGAGTTTGGTAGTAGATTCgtgacatgcagccgagtgccgCAACCAATGGATGCGCTACTTTCCATAAAAATGAGGGTCGgtgaaacccttcggagttacgCCAGTCGATATTGGGAACTATATAACGAGATCGGTAGGGGAAATGAGAAGATAGCAgcaagcaccttcaggatggggtttcccgaggattctgaactacgggagtTGCTGACGAAAAGACCtcccgaggatatgaggcaacttatAAGGTGCATTGAGGAGTATAAGCGTCTCGAAGATGATCGGCTGTAGAATAAGGGGAAGGCCCCATTGCTCAGCAGATCTCTGCAGGGCATTATTTCGGCAAGACCAAAAAAGGATTTCAGGATGCAGGAATCAGAAGCGCAAATTTTAGGAGTGAATGTGGCGTTTAAAGAGCCGGTGCACAAAATTCTGGATTGGATTAAGAACGAATCGTTCTTCAGGTGGTCGAACAAGATGGGGGGTGACCCATCTCGAAGGAATCAAAATTTGTACTGCACATACCACAGGGATAAAGGGCACACCATCGAGCAGTGTTGGGTATTAAAAGATCATCTGGGGCAACTAGTAAAAGCAGGGTATCTAAAAGAGTTCATAATGGATTCTATAGACCGAGATGTCGGCCAGGGTGTTCAACAGAAAAGGAATCCCCTCCCACCACCACTGGGAGTGATCGAAGTCATCCACGCTACCCCGAGAGGTGCGGCCACAGTTAAGGGAGCATTGACAGTGGCctgcgcggagggagaatcaccCCAGAAAAGGATGAAAGTTGGTTGGCTGACGATCTCTTTTGACGAGGAAGATTTGGAGGGGACGATCCAACCTCATGATGATGCATTGGTAGTAACAGCACGGATAAGCGAGTTCTTGGTGAAAAGAGTGATGATAGACTAGGGAAGCGGAGCTGACGTGATGTACCCAGATTTGTTCGAGGGGCTCGAATTGAAGAGCCAGGACTTGGTGAAATATGATACGCTGCTAGTCTCGTTTGACGGAAGAGTCGTGATCCCCGAAGGTCAAATTTATCTTTCTgtggacatggaaggcaaggaaGTAATGGTGACCTTCATAGTAGTCAGATTGTTCTCGCCATACACTGCAATCCTGGGAAGGCCGTTGATTCACGCAATGaaggctgttccgtccaccctgcACGTGAAAGTTAAATTTCCCACCGAGTATGGAGTCGCCATGGTACGGGGGAACCAACGAGTGGCTAGGTAGTGTCTTGTCGCCGCGGTCAGGTGGAAGGGTGAACAGGTTGGACAAACATAAACCACCGAAAGAGAAACTTTATAGCAATTATAGAAGCTCTGAGGAGAAACAGGGGCGGATGGTGCTGAGGAGGTTTTGAAGGTTAGAATCTTTCCAGATATTGACAGGTATTTCCGAATAGGCACGAGCATGAATGATCGAGAGAAGATAGAGATGTTGTTATTCCTTTTGTAGAATGTGGATGTTTTTGCTTGGAGTCCGTACGAAGTGCCCTGCGTAGATCCTGAGTTCATTGTCCATAAGCTTAACGTGGATGCATCATTCCCctcaaaaaagcaaaaaccgaGAAGAGCATCGAAGGAGCATGTTGACGCAGTAAACTTGGAAGTCCAGAGGTTGAAGGAAGCAGGAGTGATAAGAGAAGTGTTCTTCCCAGAATGGTTAGCAAACACATTggtagtaaagaaaaagaacggTAAATTGAGggtttgtgtggatttcacaAACTTAAATCGAGCATGTCCTAAAGATCCGTTCCCAATACCCAAGATTGATCAATTAGTAGATGCCACATatgggcacccgaggatgagcttcttggatgcTTTCCAGGGGTATCACTAGATCGCCTTGtcgcccgaggaccgagaaaagacagcatttatctCCTCGGGTGCAAACTATCACTATGAAGTCATGCCATTTGGGTTGAAGAATGCCGAAGCCACTTACCAGCGAATGATGACAAGGACGTTTCGAGAGAAAATTGGGTGCACGGTAGAAGTATACATtgacgatatggtggtaaagagtagACAGGAATTACAACATACGGAAGATCTCTTGGGAGTGTTCGAGATACTTCGGCAGCATAAGTTGCACCTGAACGCCGAGAAGTGTACTTTCAGTGTGAGGGCTGGTAAGTTCTTGGGGTATCTGATCTCTACTCGAGGGATAGAGGCCAATCCCGACTAGATAGAGGCCATGAATCGTCTCAAACCGCCAAGCAATCCCAAGGAAGTACAAGTGCTAACTAGGATGTTAGCCGCCCTAAATCGATTCATCTCCAAATTTGCTGATCATTGCAGACcattttattaacttttaaagaagtggaaggggtttcagtgggacgaggAATGTGACAAGGCCTTTTGAGACTTGAAGGAGTACTTGGCGCAAGCGCCCATGTTAACGACCCCGGAGTCCAAAGAGGATTTGTTTATATACCTCTCAGTGTCCAACCACGCCGTGAGTGTTGTGTTGCTAAGGTATCGAGGAGTGCAGCAGCCGATGTATTACATAAGCAAAACCTTAGTAGATGCTGAGACAAGATATCTGCCCTTGGAGAAGTTAGTGTTGGCTctggtgcacgccacgaggaagctgccgcattactttcaggctcatactgtgttcgtcctcaccgagtatccctTGCAGTCATTGTTAAAAAGATTAGACTTCACGGGCCGAATAGCCAAGTGGGGAACTCGGTTGGGTTCATTCGACATAAGGTACCGGTCGCGAAACTTGGTGAAAGGACAAGTTCTTGCTGATTTCATTGCAAAATTCACTCCTAAGAATGATGGGAAGATAATCTGTAATGTAGAAAGTCGCTCGTGGAAGGTATTTGTGGACGACGCTTCgaatgctatgggggccggagCCGGTATTGTCATAACCATCCTGGAGGGCATACGACTAGAGCATTCCTTCAAATTGGGATTCAAAGCCTctaacaatgaagccgaatacgaggcCTTTCTAGCCGGATTGAGGGCCGTATTGCACCTGGGCATGAAGGATGTGGATATTTATTCAAattctcggctggttgtttatcaaaTCCTAGGAAGCTTTGAAGCTCGGGACTCTCGgatgaaagcttatctgagcACAGCTAAGCAAATCCTTAGCAAGTTTGGGACAGTGAAGGTGGCTCAGGTAGGTTGGGCACAAAACAGACACGCTGACTCGCTAGCCACGTTGGCCTCGTCGATTACCGAGGAGATTTCTCGGCTCATCAaaatagaacttataagggagccaagtatCAATATGAAAGATAATTGTAACTCGGCCGGGGTTGAGGTGGCCATGGTATCAATAGCCAATCCGTGTTGGATGAACCCAATCATAGATTTCCTAGCCGAGGATAAAGTTAGGGACGAtgaaaaaaaggctaaaaataTTCGTTGAGTGGCTCCTCGGTATTGGCTGTCGGCAGATCGCAAATTGTATCGGAGGTCTTCCGCAGGCCTGTACCTTTTATGCCTACATCCCGAGAAAGTAAATGAACTTCTGACCGAGCTGCATGACCAAGTGTGTGGTGGCCATGTTTGGGggcgatctttagcacacagggcGATGACttaggggttttggtggccacagatgcagaaggatgccgcgGAATATGTCTGGAGGTGTGAACAATCCCAAAAACATGCCCCTCTAATCCATCAGCCGGCAGGTCGTCTAAACCCCGTTAGCAGTCCATGGCCGTTTGCACAATGGGGGTTGGACATCCTCCGCCCTTTTTCTCGAGCAACAGGTAACCGCCGGTTCGTGTTGGTGACAgttgattatttcacaaaatgggcgGAAGCTGaggccttggccaatatccgggatattgacgtgaaaaagtttatatggaaaaacatagtca
This DNA window, taken from Quercus robur chromosome 2, dhQueRobu3.1, whole genome shotgun sequence, encodes the following:
- the LOC126694630 gene encoding uncharacterized protein LOC126694630, producing MDAMSRALRRAARSPFSNEIEQAPMLSRFTRPPFNSYDGKTDPVKHVSHYIHMMSFFTELIQEFGSRFVTCSRVPQPMDALLSIKMRVGETLRSYASRYWELYNEIGRGNEKIAASTFRMGFPEDSELRELLTKRPPEDMRQLIRCIEEYKRLEDDRL
- the LOC126694634 gene encoding uncharacterized protein LOC126694634, giving the protein MQESEAQILGVNVAFKEPVHKILDWIKNESFFRWSNKMGGDPSRRNQNLYCTYHRDKGHTIEQCWVLKDHLGQLVKAGYLKEFIMDSIDRDVGQGVQQKRNPLPPPLGVIEVIHATPRGAATVKGALTVACAEGESPQKRMKVGWLTISFDEEDLEGTIQPHDDALVVTARISEFLVKRVMID